In Enoplosus armatus isolate fEnoArm2 chromosome 2, fEnoArm2.hap1, whole genome shotgun sequence, one DNA window encodes the following:
- the slc2a15b gene encoding solute carrier family 2 member 15b yields the protein MAEELLLENDAKSSTHLTKPLLAVAFLASFGSSMLYGYNLAVVNSPAQYIKDFYNETMIESYDWAPDEELLTVLYSLTVSIFAVGGMTGALLVGRLVTNYGRKGTLVRSSVLVFIGGALMGFSRGCRMPAMVIIGRFITGIHSGISLSVVPMYLGEIAPKNLRGFLGLVPSIHICLGVFIAQVLGLGELLGKEEHWPLLLSLVVFPTTIQLMLLPWFPESPRYLLIEKGNVHATIAALKWYRTKGNIQAEVEEMQEEQRSLSSIQTISVRSLLTDRCVRWQVITIAVVNIGMQLSGIDAIWFYTNDIFKNAGIPDPHIQYTTVGTGAIEVLSGMLGCFTIERLGRRPLMIGGFLFMGLCCSGITVSVLFQAQLSFMRYISVGCVVGIIAGFCIGPAGVPFLITAELFKQSHRPAAYTVAGCLNWMSNFTIGFVFPFLEEATGPYCYLIFCTICLGVAVYTIFIIPETKNKTFMEISQMFAVKNNILEDELTNGHLKMALMNGYGTLGQHDEK from the exons ATGGCGGAGGAACTGTTACTGGAAAACGATGCAAAGAGCAGCACG CATCTTACAAAGCCTCTGCTGGCGGTTGCGTTTCTGGCCTCGTTCGGCAGCTCGATGCTCTATGGCTACAATTTGGCAGTCGTCAACTCTCCTGCACAG TACATCAAAGATTTCTACAATGAGACGATGATAGAAAGTTACGACTGGGCTCCGGATGAGGAGCTCCTCACCGTCTTGTACTCCCTCACCGTGTCGATCTTTGCTGTCGGTGGGATGACCGGGGCCCTGCTGGTGGGCAGACTCGTTACCAACTATGGAAG GAAAGGGACGCTGGTGAGATCCTCTGTGCTGGTGTTTATTGGAGGAGCTCTCATGGGCTTCAGCAGAGGGTGCAGGATGCCTGCGATGGTCATTATTGGACGCTTCATCACAGGAATACACTCAG GTATCTCTCTCAGTGTGGTGCCGATGTACCTCGGTGAGATTGCCCCCAAGAACCTGCGAGGCTTCCTGGGCCTCGTTCCCAGCATTCACATTTGTCTCGGAGTCTTCATCGCTCAGGTCCTGGGACTCGGTGAACTGCTGGGGAAG GAAGAGCACTGGCCTCTGCTCCTGTCCCTGGTGGTGTTTCCTACCACGATCCAGCtgatgctgttgccatggtttccaGAGAGTCCACGTTACCTGTTGATAGAGAAGGGAAATGTTCACGCCACCATCGCAG CCCTGAAGTGGTACCGTACTAAAGGAAACATCCAGGCGGAGGTTGAGGAGATGCAGGAGGAGCAGCgctctctgtcctccatccaGACCATCTCGGTCCGCAGCCTGCTCACGGACCGCTGTGTTCGCTGGCAGGTCATCACCATTGCGGTTGTCAACATCGGCATGCAGCTGTCTGGCATTGATGCG ATCTGGTTCTACACAAATGACATCTTTAAGAACGCAGGAATCCCAGACCCTCATATTCAGTACACAACAGTGGGAACTGGTGCCATAGAGGTCCTCTCTGGGATGCTGGGG tgttttactATCGAGCGTCTGGGCAGAAGACCTCTGATGATTGGCGGCTTCCTCTTCATGGGACTCTGCTGTTCTGGGATCACAgtgtctgtcctcttccag GCGCAGCTGTCCTTCATGCGCTACATCAGCGTGGGCTGCGTTGTTGGGATTATTGCGGGCTTCTGCATAGGTCCAG CTGGTGTGCCTTTCCTGATCACCGCAGAGCTGTTCAAGCAGTCGCACCGGCCGGCCGCCTACACTGTGGCCGGATGCCTCAACTGGATGTCCAACTTCACCATCGGCTTCGTCTTTCCCTTCCTCGAG GAAGCTACAGGTCCTTACTGTTACCTGATCTTCTGTACGATCTGCTTGGGAGTGGCCGTCTACACCATCTTCATCATTCCAGAGACCAAGAACAAAACCTTCATGGAGATCAGCCAGATGTTCGCCGTCAAGAACAACATCCTGGAAGACGAGCTGACCAATGGTCACCTCAAAATGGCTCTGATGAACGGCTACGGAACCCTCGGCCAACACGACGAAAAGTAA